In Bdellovibrionota bacterium, a genomic segment contains:
- a CDS encoding ABC transporter ATP-binding protein produces MNAIEVRKLTKRFGAFVAADSVTMDVRSGEVFGFLGSNGAGKSTVIRILCGLLTPSSGGATVLGIDVNKNPDEVKRRIGYMSQRFSLYDDLTVDENLTFFGGVYGLRNARLIERKKWAVHMAGLEGKEQILTASLPGGWKQRLALACSVLHEPSLLFLDEPTGGVDPISRRQFWQLIDAMAVKGITVIVTTHYLDEAERCDRIALMHAGRLITLGTIGELRRTLGSRIMLEVSCPRFLGALSEIAEVKGVLETNLFGTRIHALVEDEQIVDGVRAALERAGNSPTSIERVIPSLEDVFIHNIETEEAARRSREVRA; encoded by the coding sequence ATGAATGCCATTGAAGTTCGGAAGCTGACGAAGCGCTTCGGCGCGTTTGTGGCCGCGGACAGCGTGACGATGGATGTGAGGTCCGGCGAAGTGTTCGGTTTCCTGGGAAGCAACGGTGCGGGAAAGTCGACGGTCATTCGTATTCTTTGCGGCCTTCTCACGCCCTCTTCCGGCGGAGCGACGGTGCTGGGGATCGATGTGAACAAAAATCCCGATGAGGTGAAACGCAGAATCGGATACATGAGCCAGCGCTTTAGTCTTTATGACGATCTGACCGTGGATGAGAATCTTACGTTCTTCGGTGGTGTTTATGGCCTGAGAAACGCCCGCCTCATCGAACGAAAAAAATGGGCGGTCCATATGGCGGGCCTGGAAGGAAAAGAGCAAATCCTCACCGCCTCTCTGCCGGGCGGCTGGAAACAGCGGCTAGCGCTGGCCTGTTCCGTCTTGCATGAACCGAGTCTTCTTTTTCTGGACGAACCGACGGGCGGCGTTGATCCAATCTCTCGACGCCAATTCTGGCAACTGATCGATGCCATGGCCGTCAAAGGGATCACGGTGATCGTGACGACACATTATCTCGATGAGGCCGAGCGTTGCGATCGGATCGCTCTCATGCACGCCGGAAGGTTGATCACTCTCGGGACCATCGGAGAACTTCGGAGGACGCTCGGTTCCCGCATCATGCTCGAGGTGTCGTGCCCGCGATTTCTCGGTGCGCTTTCGGAAATTGCGGAAGTGAAAGGGGTGCTGGAAACAAATCTCTTCGGAACGCGGATTCATGCCCTGGTGGAGGACGAACAAATCGTCGACGGCGTTCGCGCCGCCTTAGAGCGCGCCGGAAACAGTCCGACCTCGATCGAGCGGGTTATTCCGTCGTTGGAGGATGTCTTTATCCATAACATTGAGACGGAAGAAGCAGCCCGTCGGTCACGAGAGGTCCGCGCATGA
- a CDS encoding ABC transporter permease: MRKIAAVAIKEFRQTWRDPLTLLMLLGVPTFMLLLYGYALNFDVQNVALAVQDRSRTAQSRDLVASFVHSHYFDLVADLPPGTDIHTLFERRRAQAVIVIPEDYARRLESHRTAEVQLLVDGSNANTAATILGYVQGIVNEINVQLISEWYRSINRTFIPPIHYEPRVWYNPELKSTQFLVPGLIAFIMMLTAVLSTALAIVREKERGTMEQLRMTSLRPRELILGKTIPYMVISCMAMAIILLAARVLFNVHIRGSYADLAVAAFLFLIGALGLGLLISSISRTQAMAWQVGSLLSMLPTIFLSGFIFPIRNMPVVLQAITYCFPARYILVIMRGVILKGASLAPYLHEMLFLTIYATLVLTISFRRLSKVVG; the protein is encoded by the coding sequence ATGAGAAAAATCGCGGCCGTCGCCATCAAAGAGTTCCGGCAAACGTGGCGAGATCCCCTGACGCTTCTGATGTTGCTCGGCGTTCCCACGTTCATGCTTCTCTTATACGGGTATGCGTTGAACTTCGATGTTCAAAACGTGGCCCTCGCCGTCCAAGATCGAAGTAGGACCGCCCAGAGCCGGGACCTCGTGGCTTCGTTCGTTCACTCGCATTACTTCGATCTTGTGGCGGATCTTCCGCCCGGCACCGACATCCATACGCTGTTTGAACGGCGCCGGGCGCAAGCCGTGATTGTCATTCCAGAGGATTACGCGCGCCGTTTGGAAAGCCACCGGACAGCAGAGGTTCAACTTCTCGTTGACGGAAGCAACGCGAACACGGCGGCGACGATTCTCGGGTATGTTCAGGGAATCGTGAACGAGATCAATGTCCAATTGATCTCGGAGTGGTACCGATCCATCAATCGAACGTTCATTCCTCCCATCCACTACGAGCCGCGCGTCTGGTACAACCCTGAACTCAAATCGACGCAGTTTCTCGTTCCCGGCCTGATCGCCTTCATCATGATGTTGACGGCGGTGCTTTCGACAGCGCTGGCGATCGTGCGGGAGAAGGAGAGGGGGACGATGGAGCAATTGCGTATGACTTCCCTTCGGCCCCGGGAACTTATTTTGGGGAAGACGATCCCCTACATGGTGATTTCGTGCATGGCCATGGCCATTATCCTGCTGGCGGCACGTGTTCTTTTTAACGTTCATATTCGCGGGTCGTACGCCGATCTCGCGGTTGCAGCGTTCCTTTTCCTGATCGGGGCTCTCGGTTTGGGGCTGTTGATTTCGAGTATTTCTCGGACTCAAGCCATGGCGTGGCAAGTGGGGAGTCTTCTCTCCATGCTCCCCACGATCTTTTTGTCCGGCTTCATCTTTCCCATTCGCAATATGCCCGTAGTTCTTCAAGCCATTACGTATTGTTTCCCCGCCCGTTACATCCTGGTGATCATGCGCGGCGTGATTTTGAAAGGGGCGTCCCTCGCCCCCTACCTACACGAGATGCTCTTTCTGACGATCTACGCGACTTTGGTCTTGACGATCTCCTTTCGCCGTCTTTCAAAGGTTGTGGGGTAG
- a CDS encoding ABC transporter permease, whose translation MYVLFRIIQKEFRQLFRDKRMIGMFFTAPIVQILVFGFAANNDVTHVPMVLVDQDRTAQSRRLVDRFLSSGYFEVVGTEATVNGVEPWLVKGRAQIVLVIPSNFGRDLLSNRAPNIQVIADGTDSTSAVVGLGYASRIIEQEGAHMMQTRMAQLMQTFGAVSAQKSLISAPLQPARLEMISRSWYNPDLRSRWFYLPAILAMVLLLNTMVMPSMAVVREKEIGTLEQLIVTPVRPYQMIIGKLLPFALIGIVNLCLFTAVIVFLFRVPLRGPFLVLLLFTLPFLLSTLGVGLLLSTLVRTQQQAMMLSMYAGMVPMIYLSGLVFPIENMPALIQKITRVVPLRYYATILRGVFLKGSGADILWPEALILLIMGVTLITIASLRFQKNLD comes from the coding sequence GTGTACGTTCTCTTCCGGATCATTCAGAAGGAATTCCGGCAGCTCTTTCGCGATAAACGAATGATCGGGATGTTCTTTACGGCGCCGATCGTTCAAATTTTGGTTTTTGGATTTGCGGCAAACAACGACGTCACGCATGTGCCGATGGTCCTGGTGGACCAAGACCGGACCGCCCAGAGCCGGCGTTTGGTCGACCGATTTCTCTCGTCCGGATATTTCGAAGTGGTGGGGACGGAAGCGACGGTGAACGGAGTTGAGCCTTGGCTGGTGAAAGGGCGGGCTCAGATCGTTCTTGTAATTCCCAGCAACTTTGGAAGGGATCTCCTCTCCAATCGCGCGCCAAATATTCAAGTGATTGCCGACGGGACCGACTCGACGTCGGCCGTCGTCGGTCTCGGTTACGCATCTCGAATCATCGAGCAGGAAGGCGCGCACATGATGCAGACTCGCATGGCTCAACTCATGCAAACGTTCGGTGCGGTTTCAGCCCAGAAAAGCTTGATCTCCGCTCCTCTCCAACCGGCGCGCCTCGAGATGATCTCTCGCTCGTGGTACAACCCCGACTTACGAAGCCGCTGGTTCTATCTTCCCGCAATTCTTGCGATGGTTCTGCTCCTCAACACGATGGTCATGCCTTCCATGGCCGTGGTGCGGGAAAAAGAGATCGGCACGCTGGAGCAATTGATTGTCACTCCCGTCCGTCCGTACCAAATGATCATCGGAAAGTTACTGCCGTTCGCCCTGATCGGGATCGTCAATCTTTGCCTATTCACTGCTGTGATTGTGTTTCTGTTTCGGGTGCCTTTGAGAGGCCCCTTCCTCGTCCTTTTGTTATTTACGCTTCCTTTTCTCCTTTCCACACTCGGTGTTGGTCTTTTGCTTTCGACGCTCGTTCGGACGCAGCAGCAGGCGATGATGCTATCCATGTACGCCGGTATGGTTCCGATGATCTACCTTTCGGGCCTCGTTTTTCCGATCGAGAACATGCCGGCGCTGATTCAGAAAATCACGCGTGTCGTACCGTTGCGTTACTACGCGACTATTCTGCGGGGAGTGTTCTTGAAGGGTTCCGGGGCGGATATCCTCTGGCCCGAAGCACTAATCCTGTTAATAATGGGCGTGACGTTGATCACCATCGCCTCTCTCCGTTTTCAAAAGAATCTGGATTAG
- a CDS encoding radical SAM protein: protein MNARYLELHLAGKLRAKVDQALSLLNGTCRVCPHYCKVDRMKQEKAICRSGRWAAVNSYGPSFDAEDRVRGWKGSGAIVFSECNLKCMTCQKRGSGLLGNGKETKADELAGMMLALQERGCHNVSFVNPSHVVPQIVEALAVAAEKALRVPIVYQTCAFDSEESLAVLDGLVDVYVPEFRFWDDPVARKYTSILNYGEITRRAVQEMYRQVGDLQFDANGLVTRGLLVRHMVMPKDLSGTRDVMRFLAKQLSPNTYVNMMANYEPSCEAMRDIDVARAVTYEEYKQAVDSAVQEGIHRVDAREAWF, encoded by the coding sequence ATGAACGCTCGATATTTGGAACTGCATTTGGCCGGAAAACTGCGCGCAAAAGTCGACCAGGCGCTCTCTCTGCTGAACGGCACCTGCCGCGTCTGCCCACATTATTGCAAGGTCGACCGTATGAAACAGGAAAAGGCGATCTGCCGGTCCGGACGATGGGCGGCGGTGAACAGTTATGGACCGAGTTTCGATGCGGAGGATCGGGTCCGGGGATGGAAAGGTTCCGGCGCGATTGTTTTTTCCGAATGCAATTTGAAGTGCATGACCTGCCAGAAGCGCGGTTCAGGCCTGCTGGGGAACGGCAAAGAAACGAAAGCGGACGAACTGGCAGGGATGATGTTGGCGCTCCAAGAGCGGGGATGCCACAACGTCAGTTTCGTAAATCCCTCGCACGTCGTTCCTCAAATTGTGGAGGCTTTAGCGGTCGCCGCGGAGAAAGCTCTTCGCGTCCCCATCGTCTATCAGACCTGCGCGTTCGATTCGGAGGAAAGTTTGGCCGTCCTGGATGGACTCGTGGATGTGTATGTTCCGGAGTTCCGTTTCTGGGACGATCCCGTGGCTCGTAAGTACACGTCCATTCTCAATTACGGCGAGATCACCCGCCGGGCGGTTCAAGAGATGTACCGGCAGGTCGGCGATTTGCAGTTCGACGCGAACGGCTTGGTCACGCGAGGTCTTCTCGTGCGCCACATGGTGATGCCGAAAGATCTGTCGGGCACCCGGGACGTGATGCGATTTCTCGCGAAGCAATTGAGCCCCAATACGTACGTCAACATGATGGCGAATTACGAGCCCTCGTGCGAAGCGATGCGAGACATCGATGTGGCGAGAGCGGTCACGTACGAGGAATATAAGCAGGCCGTCGATTCGGCCGTTCAAGAGGGGATTCATCGTGTCGACGCGCGGGAGGCGTGGTTTTAG